The following proteins come from a genomic window of Thermus neutrinimicus:
- a CDS encoding acyl-CoA dehydrogenase family protein — MGIPEHKEIRQLARRLLEEAGPTLAEYEAREAFPWPLVRRMGELGFLGVFVPEELGGAGLDFWAYIALLEELGGYASLRSILSVQQSLVLTPILTYGTPEQKKRYIPRLARGEILGAYGLTEPEAGSDAGSLRSRAYQDGDHYVLEGQKTFVSHANVAQVFLIFAKTNPEKGSKGITAFLVEREDGLRTMPLKGKLGLRAADTGIVFLEGVRIPKDRVLGEEGQGFKVALSTLDTGRVSLAAGAVGLMQRALDLSVRYAKERHQFGRPIASFQLVQAHLAQMKLDLEASRLLTYQAVAKKLRGERYTLEASMAKLFASEAANRVAYRAIQVHGGYGFFEEYEVARLYRDARILTLYEGTSEVQTLVIGAHLTGIKALGEG; from the coding sequence ATGGGGATTCCTGAACACAAGGAGATTCGACAATTGGCTAGGCGCTTGCTAGAGGAAGCGGGGCCCACCCTGGCGGAGTATGAGGCCCGGGAAGCTTTTCCCTGGCCCCTGGTAAGGCGGATGGGAGAGCTGGGCTTCCTCGGGGTTTTCGTGCCTGAGGAGCTGGGAGGCGCTGGCCTGGACTTTTGGGCCTACATCGCCCTTCTGGAGGAGCTTGGAGGATACGCTTCCTTACGCTCTATCCTTTCCGTACAGCAAAGCTTGGTCCTCACCCCCATCCTCACCTACGGCACCCCTGAGCAGAAGAAGCGCTACATCCCCCGTCTGGCCCGGGGGGAGATTCTGGGAGCCTATGGCCTAACTGAACCCGAAGCGGGCTCGGATGCAGGGAGCCTCCGCTCCCGGGCTTACCAGGACGGCGATCACTATGTGCTAGAAGGACAGAAGACCTTCGTCTCCCATGCCAACGTGGCCCAGGTGTTCCTTATTTTTGCCAAAACCAACCCAGAGAAGGGCAGCAAGGGCATTACCGCCTTCCTAGTGGAACGGGAAGATGGCCTACGCACTATGCCATTGAAGGGGAAACTAGGGCTTAGGGCTGCGGACACGGGGATCGTCTTCCTAGAGGGGGTGCGCATACCCAAGGACAGGGTTTTGGGAGAGGAGGGACAAGGCTTCAAGGTCGCCCTTTCCACCCTGGATACCGGACGGGTTTCCCTGGCGGCGGGAGCGGTAGGGCTGATGCAACGGGCCTTGGACCTATCCGTCCGGTACGCCAAGGAAAGGCACCAGTTCGGACGGCCCATCGCCAGTTTTCAGCTGGTGCAGGCGCATCTGGCCCAGATGAAGCTGGACCTCGAAGCGAGCCGCCTCCTCACCTACCAGGCGGTAGCCAAGAAGCTCAGGGGGGAAAGGTATACCCTCGAGGCCAGCATGGCCAAGCTCTTCGCCTCAGAAGCTGCCAACCGCGTGGCCTATCGGGCTATCCAGGTCCACGGGGGCTACGGCTTTTTCGAGGAGTACGAGGTGGCCCGGCTTTACCGGGACGCCCGTATCCTCACCCTTTACGAGGGAACCAGCGAGGTGCAGACCCTGGTGATCGGGGCCCACCTCACCGGGATCAAGGCCCTTGGAGAAGGCTAG
- a CDS encoding MaoC/PaaZ C-terminal domain-containing protein, giving the protein MPMYFEDFQVGQRFTTPARTVTEADVVNFAGISGDFNPIHTDAEFAKETPFGQRIAHGLLVLSMLTGLRQRGGHFEGTIIAWMEIRNYKFLKPVFIGDTVRGESEILEKHETSKPDRGVVVQRVRVLNQRGEVVQEGEFVTLVRRKAQE; this is encoded by the coding sequence ATGCCCATGTACTTTGAGGACTTCCAGGTAGGCCAGCGCTTTACCACCCCCGCCCGTACGGTGACCGAAGCCGACGTGGTGAACTTCGCTGGGATCTCCGGGGACTTTAACCCCATCCACACCGATGCCGAGTTCGCCAAGGAGACCCCCTTTGGCCAGCGCATCGCCCATGGGCTTCTGGTCCTTTCCATGCTCACCGGCCTTCGGCAACGAGGCGGACACTTTGAGGGAACCATTATCGCCTGGATGGAGATCCGCAACTACAAGTTCTTGAAACCCGTATTCATAGGGGACACCGTGAGGGGGGAAAGCGAGATCCTGGAGAAGCATGAAACCAGCAAGCCCGACCGAGGGGTGGTGGTACAGCGGGTACGGGTCCTGAACCAGAGGGGTGAGGTGGTTCAGGAAGGGGAGTTCGTCACCCTGGTGCGCAGGAAAGCCCAGGAATAG
- a CDS encoding alkaline phosphatase — protein MKRRDILKGGLAAGALALLPKGAAQGAFQNTPSLGRRYRNLIVFVYDGFSWEDYAIAQAYARRRLGRVLALERLLSRYPNGLVNTYSLTSYVAESSAAGNALSCGVKTVNGGLAVHADGTPLKPFFAAAKELGKAVGLVTSTTVTHATPASFVISNPDRNAEERIAEQYLAFGAEVYLGGGDRFFNPEKRKDKRDMYSAFTQAGYGVVRTPEELARSNASRLLGVFSDSHVPYEVDRRFQGVKVLSLKEMVQAALPRLAAYRNGFVLQVEAGRIDHANHLNDPAATLWDVLAADEALEALTAFVDRNPDTLFILVSDHATGVGALYGAGRSYLESSVGLDLLEGQKASFEHMLRLLGGNPDPGQVKEAYRAMKGVTLEDAEAQMVVEAIAKKTYRPDGVRYGVQPSNTLSWAMVQRNASRPDRPNIGWSSGQHTASPVVLALYGQGLRHLSLGLVDNTHVFRLMGEALGIRYQNPVMSEEEALEILKSRPVGMRHPGDIWG, from the coding sequence ATGAAGCGTAGGGATATCCTCAAAGGCGGCTTGGCGGCAGGAGCTTTGGCCCTTCTTCCCAAGGGGGCAGCCCAGGGAGCTTTCCAAAACACCCCTAGCCTGGGCCGGCGGTACCGGAATCTGATCGTTTTTGTGTACGACGGCTTCTCCTGGGAGGACTACGCCATCGCCCAGGCCTACGCCCGGAGGCGGCTTGGCCGGGTTTTAGCCCTGGAGAGGCTCCTTTCCCGGTACCCCAACGGCTTGGTAAACACCTACAGCCTCACCAGCTACGTCGCCGAGTCCAGCGCCGCGGGCAACGCCCTCTCCTGTGGGGTGAAGACGGTCAACGGGGGGCTGGCCGTACATGCGGACGGCACCCCCTTGAAGCCCTTTTTCGCCGCCGCTAAGGAGTTGGGTAAGGCGGTGGGCCTGGTGACCTCCACCACGGTGACCCATGCCACCCCGGCCAGCTTCGTGATTTCCAACCCCGACCGCAACGCCGAGGAGAGGATCGCCGAGCAATACCTGGCCTTTGGGGCCGAGGTGTACCTGGGGGGCGGGGACCGGTTCTTCAACCCCGAAAAGCGGAAGGACAAGAGGGACATGTACAGCGCCTTCACCCAGGCGGGCTACGGGGTGGTGCGCACCCCGGAAGAGCTGGCCCGTTCCAACGCCAGCCGGCTCCTCGGGGTCTTCTCCGATAGCCACGTCCCCTACGAGGTGGACCGCCGCTTCCAAGGGGTTAAGGTCCTAAGCCTGAAGGAGATGGTCCAGGCGGCCCTACCCAGGCTGGCCGCCTACCGCAATGGCTTCGTGCTCCAGGTGGAGGCGGGGCGGATTGACCACGCCAACCACCTCAACGACCCCGCCGCCACCCTCTGGGATGTCCTGGCCGCAGATGAGGCCCTGGAGGCCCTTACCGCCTTCGTGGACCGTAACCCGGACACCCTGTTTATCCTGGTGTCCGACCACGCCACCGGGGTTGGGGCCTTGTACGGTGCGGGCAGGAGCTATTTGGAAAGCTCCGTGGGCCTGGACCTCCTCGAGGGGCAAAAGGCCAGCTTCGAGCACATGCTGCGGTTGCTGGGGGGTAATCCCGACCCCGGGCAGGTGAAGGAGGCCTACCGGGCCATGAAAGGGGTCACCTTGGAGGATGCCGAAGCCCAGATGGTGGTGGAGGCCATCGCCAAGAAGACCTATCGGCCCGATGGGGTACGGTACGGGGTGCAGCCCAGCAACACCCTGTCCTGGGCCATGGTGCAGCGGAACGCCAGCAGACCCGACCGACCCAACATCGGCTGGAGCTCCGGCCAGCATACCGCAAGCCCCGTGGTGCTGGCCCTTTACGGCCAGGGCCTCCGCCACCTGAGCCTGGGCCTTGTGGACAACACCCATGTCTTCCGCCTGATGGGGGAGGCCTTGGGGATCCGCTACCAGAACCCGGTGATGAGCGAGGAGGAGGCCCTGGAGATCCTGAAATCCCGCCCCGTGGGGATGAGGCACCCGGGGGACATCTGGGGCTAG